The Nocardia vinacea genome contains the following window.
GTCGTCGGCCTTCAATGTTGTGGTCGCGCCGAGTTCGCGAGCAATAGCCAGTGGATAGTCGTGGATGTCGACTGCCGTGATCGCGGCGGCACCGGCGCGGCGCAGCACCGATACCACCAGCGCGCCGATCGGACCGCAACCGATCACCAGCGCGATCTTTCCCGCGACGTCCCCCGCGCGCGAAACCGCATGCCAGGCAACCGAAGCCGGTTCCGCTACGGCCGCCGTTCGCAGCGGAAGACCATCGGGCAGCGGTCGGAGCATCCGGGACGGCAGCACCGCATAACGCGTGAATGCTCCGTGCGTATGAGGGAATTGGGCCGCGCTGCCGAGATAGGTGCACCCGGGCGACAGGTTGGGACGATCGGTGGGATAGCGCGGGCTGTTGCCGCCCGGTGTCGCCGGGTGTACCGCCACCCGCGTACCCGGTCCGGGCCCGCCACCGTCTGCGGCCTGCTGCACCACCGTCCCGACCACCTCGTGTCCGAGCAGCATGGGTACCTTCAGGATCGATTCGCCTGCGGCTCCATGGGTCCAGTAGTGCAGGTCGGATCCGCAGATGCCGCCGTACGCGATTTCCACGACCGTATCGGACGGTCCCTGCGGTGTAAGAGCAATGGCTTCGACGCGAAGATCGCCCGCCGCATACGCCACGACTCCCAATGTGCAAGAAGACAATTCGGTCATCGGTAGTGGCGACCTCCATCCTGGCGCCGGACGAACTCGAGCCCACCTGGCACCTGGAACGTCGGCGTGATCTCGATCAGGCCCAGGTTCACATGCCGCGGCGCGTCGATCGCGAACTCGATGGTGTCGGCGATGTCTTTCGTCGTAATGGATTCGTAGCCTTCGTAATAGGTCTCCCAGGCCTCCCGCATCGCCTCGGGTGTGCCGCCGAGATTGCGTCCGAAGATTTCGGTCTCCACCCGGCCGGGGCAGATCTCGGTGACTCGGACACGCTTGCCGATGACATCATTGCGGAGCTGGCGCGAGATCTGGTGGATCGCGGCCTTTGTCGCGTGATAGGCCGTGTGGCCGTAGAAGTTGTACAGACCCGCGATGGAGCTGATATTGACGACATGGCCGAGGTCTCGTTCGACCATGCCCGGCATCAGCAGCCGACACAGATGCAGCACGGCACGGAGATTGACATCGACCATGGCATCGACCGATTCCGGTGCTGCGTCGAGGATATTCCCGGTGGCCGATACCCCGGCATTGTTGACCAGGATGTCGATTTCGAGGTGGCCGACCGCACTGGTGAGTGCGGCGGTATCGGTGACATCGACAGCGAGCGGGATCATCCCGGTCCGTGCGGCCACCTCGTCGAGCCGTGCGGCGTCGCGGGCGACGCCATACACGGTGAGGCCACGCTTGGCGAGCGTCTCGGTGATCGCGGCTCCCATACCGGTATTGGCTCCGGTGACGAGGGCGGTTCGGTAGTCGTCGAAAGGCATGACACTCCTTGTCTCGGGTGAGGCCGTTCTGCTTGTGGTCAGAGCGTGTCGCGCAGCGGCAGGTGGGCACGGTCGGTGACGGTGCTGACCGCCGCGAGCGTGCCGAGTGCGGTGGCGACGGCATAGACGGCCGGGACGTAGATGCCGAAATGCGGGATGAGCCAGGTCATCAGCAGCGGTGCGGTGCCGCCGAACAGCGCCGAGGAGATGTTGTAGCCGAGCCCGTAGGCGGAGTACCGGACCCGGGTCGGGAACAGTTCGACGATGAGGATGTGGATGACCGCGGTGTGCCCGGCGAAGATGACGGCCATGATGCAGGCGCCGAGCACCGCGAGTGCGAAACTGCCGGTCGCGATGAGGGCGTAGCAGGGGATAGCGCCGACGGCCATCGCGATCGCGGCACCGGCGATCACCTTCTTTCGGCCGAGCTTGTCCGACAGTGCACCCATGAACGGAATCGCGATGCTGATCGCGACCAGACTGGCGGCGGTGACGATAAGTGCTGTGCCGGTGGAGAATCCGATCTTGTCGCCCTTGAGGAAAGTCGGCATGTAGGAGAACAGAACGTAATAGCCGGAGCCGTTCATCAACGGGATGAACAGGGCGAGGAGCATCGCCCTGCGGTGTTCGGGC
Protein-coding sequences here:
- a CDS encoding L-idonate 5-dehydrogenase; the encoded protein is MTELSSCTLGVVAYAAGDLRVEAIALTPQGPSDTVVEIAYGGICGSDLHYWTHGAAGESILKVPMLLGHEVVGTVVQQAADGGGPGPGTRVAVHPATPGGNSPRYPTDRPNLSPGCTYLGSAAQFPHTHGAFTRYAVLPSRMLRPLPDGLPLRTAAVAEPASVAWHAVSRAGDVAGKIALVIGCGPIGALVVSVLRRAGAAAITAVDIHDYPLAIARELGATTTLKADDTDTIAAVDADIVIECSGNRFGLESAIRGATRGGRVVLLGLLPTGLQPAPLSLVITRELEVVGSFRFNDEIDAVLDALADGSLVVEPVISHEYPVRDALAAFAVAKDAAASAKVLLAF
- a CDS encoding SDR family oxidoreductase encodes the protein MPFDDYRTALVTGANTGMGAAITETLAKRGLTVYGVARDAARLDEVAARTGMIPLAVDVTDTAALTSAVGHLEIDILVNNAGVSATGNILDAAPESVDAMVDVNLRAVLHLCRLLMPGMVERDLGHVVNISSIAGLYNFYGHTAYHATKAAIHQISRQLRNDVIGKRVRVTEICPGRVETEIFGRNLGGTPEAMREAWETYYEGYESITTKDIADTIEFAIDAPRHVNLGLIEITPTFQVPGGLEFVRRQDGGRHYR